From Apium graveolens cultivar Ventura chromosome 9, ASM990537v1, whole genome shotgun sequence, the proteins below share one genomic window:
- the LOC141685978 gene encoding uncharacterized protein LOC141685978, whose translation MHGRSAVTRSQEVIDTPEIPIKTIIPLINNEHNHIVGYKNAWRGKQIAIEEVYGSWATIYQALPMFLAAIMKTNPETIAEIDVVPHAKERGTSVCKRIFWSLKEMMDGWQHVRPVISIDGTFLKGRCRGKLLIAMGVDSNNHPFPLCYGLVDEETYENWSWFLQRLRRHVCRQRTGICIISDRAASIISALRDPQNGFAEPLGIHRFCVLHKILHQNRQTGKQAACKTGVHSKTQRVTMHAAAYK comes from the exons ATGCATGGTCGATCAGCCGTTACAAGATCACAAGAA GTAATAGATACACCAGAAATTCCCATTAAAACAATTATCCCGCTGATCAACAACGAGCACAACCACATAGTGGGGTACAAGAACGCGTGGAGAGGGAAGCAAATAGCAATTGAAGAAGTGTATGGCAGTTGGGCTACAATATACCAAGCTCTACCCATGTTCCTGGCAGCCATTATGAAGACAAATCCTGAAACCATTGCTGAGATCGATGTTGTCCCTCATGCTAAGGAGCGGGGCACGTCCGTCTGCAAGCGGATTTTTTGGTCTTTAAAGGAAATGATGGACGGGTGGCAACATGTACGTCCTGTGATTTCAATAGATGGGACATTCTTGAAAGGAAGATGTAGGGGCAAGCTGCTTATTGCTATGGGTGTTGATTCGAACAACCACCCGTTCCCTCTCTGTTATGGCTTGGTTGATGAGGAGACGTACGAGAACTGGTCTTGGTTTTTGCAGCGTCTTCGAAGACATGTCTGTCGGCAACGGACCGGCATCTGCATCATTTCTGACCGTGCTGCCAGCATTATCTCCGCCCTACGAGACCCTCAAAATGGTTTTGCTGAGCCACTCGGCATCCATAGGTTCTGTGTCCTCCAT AAAATTTTGCATCAAAATCGGCAAACAGGAAAACAAGCTGCATGTAAGACAGGTGTCCACTCCAAAACGCAACGTGTCACGATGCATGCTGCTGCATACAAATGA